CGCACCACAAACGCTTTTTTACATTTCATAATAAAAAAAGACCTTATATTATTTTGAAATGGGCAGAAACCAGCGATGGTTTTATTGCTCCAATTAGTAAGGGTGAACAAAAACCAGTTTGGATTACCAACACCTACTCTAGACAATTGGTACACAAATGGCGTGCAGAAGAACAGGCTATTTTAGTTGGCACACAAACAGTGGTATCTGATAATCCATCTTTAACAACTCGTGATTTTTATGGCAACAATCCTATTAGAATTGTTTTAGACAAAACAGAACGACTGTCTGATAATTTAGCTATTTTTAATGATGCCGCTCAAACTATTCGGATCACCGAAAAAAACATCAATAAAAATTCCGAGACCATAGATTGGAATTCAAAAACTGACATAGCAAAACAGATAAGTACTATACTTTATAATAATAACATAAACTCTGTAATTATTGAAGGTGGAGCACAAACATTACAAACGTTTATAGATGAAAATCTTTGGGACGAAGCTCGAGTTTTTACTGGACAAACAACATTTAAAACTGGTGTTAAGGCCCCAAATATTTCAAGACAATTAGTTAATAAAGAATACATACTTACAGATCTTTTAAAAATATATAAAAATGATTAGAACATTAATTTTCGATTTCGGAAACGTATTTATAAACCTTGATATCGATGGCGCTGCTAAATATGCTTTTGAAACCTTAGAAATTGATTCTTTTTCTGAGGAAATTACCGCTTTTAATAGTTTTTACGAACAAGGCTTAATTTCTACAGAAGAATTTTTAGATTTTTACTTAGAAAA
The window above is part of the Algibacter sp. L3A6 genome. Proteins encoded here:
- the ribD gene encoding bifunctional diaminohydroxyphosphoribosylaminopyrimidine deaminase/5-amino-6-(5-phosphoribosylamino)uracil reductase RibD, which produces MNTPETYITRCLEIAKNGLGSTRPNPMVGSVIVYNNKIIGEGYTSAYGGNHAEVNAINSVNDKTLLKQATIYVTLEPCAHYGKTPPCSDLIIKHQIPNVVIGCVDDFEKVAGLGIKRLKAAGCNVIVGVLEKECRAHHKRFFTFHNKKRPYIILKWAETSDGFIAPISKGEQKPVWITNTYSRQLVHKWRAEEQAILVGTQTVVSDNPSLTTRDFYGNNPIRIVLDKTERLSDNLAIFNDAAQTIRITEKNINKNSETIDWNSKTDIAKQISTILYNNNINSVIIEGGAQTLQTFIDENLWDEARVFTGQTTFKTGVKAPNISRQLVNKEYILTDLLKIYKND